The following are encoded in a window of Cupriavidus oxalaticus genomic DNA:
- a CDS encoding xanthine dehydrogenase family protein molybdopterin-binding subunit, translating into MTHAVIGHSVKRTDLLDKVTGNAKYVADMPFAGLLFGKLKRCDVAHAKIRRIDTTRALALPGVKAVLTHENVPRVLHAGSPHPRSASVTCDQYILDDKVRYWGEGVAAVAAISEEIAARAVELIEVEYDTLPAVFTTEDAERSDAPRIHDREPGGNLVLPPVIIRRGDVEAGFADADFILEGVYEGGRPTPAYMEPNVCTCSWDGNGNLTVWISTQTAFMVRGIMAEVLGLPLHKVRVLVDHMGGGFGAKQDLFQHEFLCALLARETRRPVRMEYTREETFLGGRTRHPAKIWLKQGFRNDGTITARQAKVVFNSGAYGSHGPGVTNVGTAAMVSLYRCDNVLLEGRCVYTNSPIAGAFRGYGVVQTYYALDVQMDEAAGHLGIDPSELKLKNAVREGDIAPSNHPLIGHGLEACIKKGMEIVDWPALRKRARDTSGAIRTGWGLGCEMHGSSAYPGIKEQGNAIIKMNEDGTVVLLTGAAGLGTGAHTALAQIVAEELTLPFEAVAVVHGDTDVVPWDIGAFASHTTYMVGKAAQMAADEIKRQLFGRAAKLLECEPDALSLTAGVIAVRDRDGPTLTVREAVMPRKGIPAAQLVGTATYHPTKSYSFAAHFVEVAVDTETGFITVQQVVPVHDVGKVIHPVAAAGQIEGGIQQGIGHTLYEDYQIDMRTGRSLNANFVDYKMPLAMDMPEIRTVILEAAPDPGGPFGAKGVGEDPIVAIGPAIANAVFDAIGVRFRHYPIKPEQVLQALAEKAAKEGVTP; encoded by the coding sequence ATGACCCACGCCGTGATCGGACACAGCGTCAAGCGCACCGACCTGCTCGACAAGGTGACCGGCAATGCTAAGTACGTTGCCGACATGCCGTTCGCCGGGTTGCTGTTCGGAAAGCTCAAGCGTTGCGATGTCGCCCACGCGAAGATCCGCCGCATCGACACCACGCGCGCGCTGGCGCTGCCGGGCGTGAAGGCGGTGCTGACGCACGAGAACGTGCCGCGCGTGCTGCATGCGGGCTCGCCGCACCCGCGCTCGGCGTCGGTGACGTGCGACCAGTACATCCTCGACGACAAGGTACGCTACTGGGGTGAAGGCGTCGCCGCGGTGGCCGCGATCAGCGAAGAGATCGCCGCTCGTGCAGTGGAGTTGATCGAGGTGGAATACGACACGCTGCCTGCGGTATTCACCACCGAGGATGCGGAGCGCTCCGACGCGCCACGCATCCATGACCGCGAGCCGGGAGGCAACCTGGTGCTGCCGCCGGTCATCATCAGGCGCGGCGACGTCGAGGCCGGCTTCGCCGACGCCGACTTCATCCTCGAAGGCGTCTACGAAGGCGGCCGCCCCACCCCCGCCTATATGGAGCCCAACGTCTGCACCTGCAGTTGGGACGGCAATGGCAACCTGACGGTATGGATTTCGACGCAGACCGCCTTCATGGTGCGCGGCATCATGGCCGAGGTGCTGGGCCTGCCGCTGCACAAGGTACGCGTACTGGTCGACCATATGGGCGGCGGCTTCGGCGCCAAGCAGGACCTGTTCCAGCATGAGTTCCTGTGCGCACTGCTGGCGCGCGAGACGCGCCGGCCGGTGCGGATGGAATACACGCGCGAGGAAACCTTCCTTGGTGGGCGCACGCGGCATCCCGCCAAGATCTGGCTGAAGCAGGGTTTCCGCAACGATGGCACGATCACCGCGCGCCAGGCAAAGGTGGTGTTCAACTCCGGTGCGTATGGCTCGCATGGCCCGGGCGTGACCAATGTCGGCACCGCGGCAATGGTGTCCCTGTACCGCTGCGACAACGTGCTGCTCGAAGGCCGCTGCGTCTACACCAACAGCCCGATCGCAGGCGCCTTTCGCGGCTATGGCGTGGTGCAGACCTACTACGCGCTCGACGTGCAGATGGACGAGGCCGCCGGACATCTCGGCATCGACCCCTCCGAACTGAAGCTGAAGAACGCCGTGCGCGAGGGCGATATCGCGCCGTCGAACCATCCGCTGATCGGGCACGGGCTGGAGGCCTGCATCAAGAAAGGGATGGAGATCGTCGACTGGCCTGCACTGCGGAAGCGCGCACGCGATACCAGCGGAGCGATCCGCACCGGCTGGGGCCTTGGCTGCGAGATGCATGGCAGCAGCGCCTACCCCGGCATCAAGGAACAGGGCAACGCCATCATCAAGATGAACGAGGACGGCACGGTGGTACTGCTGACCGGCGCCGCCGGCCTGGGTACCGGCGCGCACACGGCGCTCGCGCAGATCGTTGCGGAGGAACTGACGCTGCCGTTCGAAGCAGTAGCAGTCGTGCACGGCGATACCGACGTGGTACCGTGGGACATCGGCGCGTTTGCCAGCCACACCACCTACATGGTCGGCAAGGCAGCGCAGATGGCGGCGGACGAAATCAAGCGCCAGCTGTTCGGGCGCGCGGCAAAGCTGCTCGAATGCGAGCCGGACGCGCTGTCGCTGACCGCAGGCGTGATCGCCGTGCGCGACCGCGATGGCCCCACGCTGACGGTGCGCGAGGCCGTGATGCCGCGCAAGGGCATTCCCGCCGCGCAACTGGTCGGGACCGCAACCTATCACCCGACCAAGTCGTACTCGTTCGCCGCGCACTTCGTCGAAGTCGCGGTCGACACCGAGACCGGCTTCATCACCGTGCAGCAGGTGGTGCCGGTGCATGACGTTGGCAAGGTGATCCATCCGGTGGCGGCAGCTGGACAGATCGAAGGCGGTATCCAGCAAGGCATCGGCCATACGCTGTACGAGGACTACCAGATCGACATGCGCACGGGCCGCTCGCTCAACGCCAACTTTGTCGACTACAAGATGCCGCTGGCGATGGACATGCCGGAAATCCGCACGGTGATCCTGGAAGCCGCGCCCGACCCCGGCGGCCCGTTCGGCGCCAAGGGCGTCGGCGAAGACCCGATCGTCGCGATCGGGCCCGCCATCGCCAATGCGGTGTTCGATGCCATCGGCGTGCGCTTCCGCCACTATCCGATCAAGCCCGAGCAAGTCTTGCAGGCACTGGCGGAGAAAGCCGCGAAGGAAGGCGTCACGCCATGA
- a CDS encoding UbiX family flavin prenyltransferase, protein MTRTQRLVVAITGASGAVYGVRLLQALKALDAWETHLVCSPSGLLTAHHELGLQRPQIEAMADVVHNVRDIGATIASGSFRCDGMIVAPCSMRTLAAIATGLADNLVTRAADVVLKERRRLVLLARETPFHLVHLRNMTTVTEMGAIVLPPVPAFYAHPQSVEDIVNHTVGRVLDLFDVPHDGLVERWEGMRPSVAAG, encoded by the coding sequence ATGACCCGCACGCAACGGCTGGTGGTCGCGATCACCGGCGCCAGCGGCGCGGTCTATGGCGTGCGCCTGCTCCAGGCTTTAAAGGCGCTGGACGCCTGGGAGACCCACCTGGTCTGCTCGCCGTCCGGCCTGCTCACCGCGCACCATGAACTGGGCCTGCAGCGCCCGCAGATCGAAGCCATGGCCGACGTCGTGCACAACGTGCGCGATATCGGCGCCACCATCGCCAGCGGGTCCTTCCGTTGCGACGGCATGATAGTGGCGCCGTGCTCGATGCGCACGCTCGCCGCGATCGCCACCGGCCTTGCCGACAACCTCGTCACCCGCGCCGCCGACGTGGTGCTCAAGGAGCGCCGCCGGCTGGTGCTGCTGGCGCGCGAGACGCCCTTCCATCTGGTCCACCTGCGCAACATGACCACGGTGACCGAGATGGGCGCCATCGTCCTGCCGCCGGTACCGGCGTTCTACGCGCATCCGCAGTCGGTCGAAGACATCGTCAACCACACCGTGGGGCGCGTGCTGGATCTGTTCGATGTGCCGCATGACGGGCTGGTGGAGCGCTGGGAAGGCATGCGTCCCAGCGTCGCCGCCGGCTGA
- a CDS encoding CobW family GTP-binding protein produces MNATAVAQQPPVPVTILTGFLGAGKTTLLNHILTQKHGHRIAVIENEFGEVDVDSDLVMTSDEEIYQMTNGCLCCVVDVRTDLVRILQKLLERPERFDHILVETSGLADPTPVAATFFMDNDVAKQVTLDGILTLVDAVHIEDHLDDPQLTGFDNQAVDQIVAADRVILNKTDLVGAARLDALEARIHKLNEGARILRSNFAQVDLTKILGIGGFTPGTAQMEAHDDHHGHDHHDHVCDAHCDHAHDDDAQHGHRHDPSVTSVSLVFDQPFDRQRLEHGLKALLAAQGDDVFRMKGIVAVDGDARRYVLQAVHRLMDFHPSEPWNHDAPQSKFVFIGRHLDKLRLQTLLKVCLPVAQAA; encoded by the coding sequence ATGAACGCAACTGCCGTCGCACAACAGCCCCCCGTCCCCGTGACCATCCTGACCGGCTTCCTTGGCGCGGGCAAGACGACGCTGCTCAACCATATCCTGACGCAGAAGCACGGCCACCGCATCGCCGTGATCGAGAACGAGTTCGGCGAGGTCGATGTCGACTCGGACCTGGTGATGACGTCGGACGAAGAGATCTACCAGATGACCAACGGCTGCCTCTGCTGCGTGGTCGATGTGCGCACCGACCTCGTGCGCATCCTGCAGAAGCTGCTGGAGCGGCCCGAGCGCTTTGATCACATCCTGGTGGAGACCAGCGGGCTGGCCGATCCGACGCCGGTTGCGGCGACCTTCTTCATGGACAACGACGTCGCGAAGCAGGTCACACTGGACGGCATCCTGACGCTCGTCGACGCCGTGCATATCGAAGACCATCTCGACGACCCGCAACTGACCGGCTTCGACAACCAGGCCGTCGACCAGATCGTGGCAGCGGACCGCGTGATCCTGAACAAGACCGATCTCGTCGGCGCCGCGCGGCTGGATGCGCTGGAGGCGCGCATCCACAAGCTGAACGAAGGCGCGCGGATCCTGCGCTCCAACTTCGCGCAGGTTGACCTGACCAAGATCCTGGGCATCGGCGGCTTTACGCCGGGCACGGCGCAAATGGAAGCGCATGACGACCATCACGGCCACGATCATCACGACCACGTTTGCGATGCGCATTGCGACCATGCGCACGATGACGACGCTCAGCATGGCCACCGCCACGACCCGTCAGTGACGTCCGTGTCGCTGGTGTTCGACCAGCCCTTCGACCGGCAGCGTCTCGAGCATGGCCTGAAGGCCTTGCTGGCCGCGCAGGGCGACGATGTGTTCCGGATGAAGGGGATCGTCGCGGTCGATGGCGACGCGCGCCGCTACGTGCTGCAGGCCGTGCACCGGCTGATGGATTTCCATCCGTCGGAGCCGTGGAATCACGACGCGCCGCAGAGCAAGTTCGTCTTCATCGGCCGCCATCTGGACAAGCTGCGGCTGCAAACACTGCTCAAGGTCTGCCTGCCCGTCGCGCAGGCCGCCTGA